One Ricinus communis isolate WT05 ecotype wild-type chromosome 1, ASM1957865v1, whole genome shotgun sequence DNA window includes the following coding sequences:
- the LOC8286477 gene encoding uncharacterized protein LOC8286477, with amino-acid sequence MSTWSPSLLSTRKHSNLESFLHCATPFVPSRFLPQSCISDLNSLWQPPGNKDVVEYFTLGDLWNCYNEWSAYGAGTKVLLQNGESIMQYYVPYLSAIQIYSNKSAGASRNLNHGEHGDAVEIESDSWSDDSTSDKLSRSLSNNSSRTWDTISEDSSFDNEGSLPTKNRLGYLYLQYFEISSPCWRIPLVEKITELSRNHPGLMTLKNVDLSPASWMAVAWYPIYQIPSRRNEKDLSTCFLTYHTLSSSFQDCGNEQDEPKTKDSGGILLHPFGMATYKMQGDLWVNPETSDHERINCLCSAADSWLKQLDIHHHDYNFFTYHSTM; translated from the exons ATGTCAACATGGTCTCCGTCTTTGCTTTCAACAAGGAAGCACTCAAATCTCGAAAGCTTTCTTCATTGCGCAACTCCGTTTGTTCCTTCCAGATTCCTTCCTCAG AGCTGTATCAGTGATCTAAACAGCTTATGGCAGCCACCCGGTAATAAGGACGTAGTTGAGTATTTCACTTTGGGAGATTTATGGAATTGCTATAATGAATGGAGTGCATATGGTGCTGGCACCAAAGTACTCTTGCAAAACGGCGAGAGCATTATGCAATATTATGTGCCTTATCTATCGGCCATTCAAATCTATAGTAATAAGTCAGCTGGGGCTTCCAG GAATCTGAATCATGGAGAACACGGTGATGCAGTAGAAATTGAAAGCGATTCTTGGAGTGACGACAGCACGAGTGATAAATTGTCAAGATCTCTAAGCAACAACTCCAGCCGTACTTGGGATACCATTTCCGAGGATTCAAGCTTTGACAATGAAGGTTCTTTGCCTACAAAGAATAGGCTTGGCTATCTTTACCTACAATACTTTGAGATATCTTCACCTTGCTGGAGAATTCCACTGGTGGAGAAG ATAACTGAATTATCCAGAAATCATCCGGGACTGATGACGCTCAAGAATGTTGATCTTTCTCCAGCGAGTTGGATGGCTGTTGCTTG gtACCCTATTTATCAAATTCCCTCTCGAAGAAATGAGAAGGACTTGTCAACATGTTTCCTCACTTATCATACATTATCATCTTCTTTCCAAG ATTGTGGGAATGAACAGGACGAACCAAAAACAAAGGACAGTGGTGGAATTCTCCTTCATCCATTTGGGATGGCTACGTACAAGATGCAAGGAGATCTTTGGGTAAATCCAGAGACGTCTGACCATGAAAGAATAAACTGTCTTTGTAGTGCTGCAGATTCCTGGCTGAAGCAGCTCGACATCCACCACCATGATTATAACTTTTTTACCTATCACTCTACAATGTAA